The proteins below are encoded in one region of Mya arenaria isolate MELC-2E11 chromosome 15, ASM2691426v1:
- the LOC128220412 gene encoding P2X purinoceptor 7-like, giving the protein MHTERESVCCRDVEQTNFKLDVFNEEGHDIECITDHPGFGTVCLDRYVLETAYYQYRQQYGVPQQEDNEQQRYVAYRQFVRWCWGYLGREVRVVLPSCAVQRIRAQFPSQQYEGFQDL; this is encoded by the exons ATGCATACAGAGCGGGAATCGGTATGCTGCCGTGATGTTGAACAAACAAACTTCAAACTGGATGTGTTCAATGAAGAAGGCCATGACATTGAATGTATAACAGACCACCCCGGGTTTGGCACTGTTTGCCTGGACCGCTATGTGCTAGAGACTGCATACTACCAGTACAGACAGCAGTATGGAGTGCCGCAACAGGAAGATAATGA GCAACAGAGATATGTGGCATATCGCCAGTTTGTCAGATGGTGTTGGGGATATTTGGGAAGAGAGGTGCGTGTTGTACTTCCATCATGTGCAGTTCAAAGGATTAGGGCGCAGTTTCCATCACAGCAGTATGAGGGATTTCAGGACTTATAG